One window of Mediterraneibacter gnavus ATCC 29149 genomic DNA carries:
- a CDS encoding SymE family type I addiction module toxin, with product MKKNTKIQYASRYSGNHYSYVPKIQLQGKWLEKIGFSIGDTVAVEYSDNAIIIRPLTSEEKHELTYTQLEKNIKKQTAILETLKVAENSDCYNQ from the coding sequence ATGAAGAAAAATACCAAAATCCAATATGCCAGCCGCTATTCCGGAAATCACTACAGTTACGTCCCAAAAATTCAACTGCAAGGAAAATGGCTTGAAAAAATAGGTTTTTCCATAGGCGATACCGTTGCAGTAGAATATAGTGATAATGCAATTATCATTCGCCCATTAACATCTGAAGAAAAACATGAGCTCACATATACACAACTTGAAAAAAATATAAAAAAGCAAACTGCAATTTTAGAAACTTTAAAAGTTGCTGAAAACTCAGATTGTTATAATCAATAG
- a CDS encoding phage holin family protein: MKEFWNAIQFVFAAIGGWLGYFLGGCDSLLYALIVFVVIDYITGVMCAISDQKLSSAVGFKGICRKVLIFLMVGIANILDVYVIGTGSVLRTAAIFFYISNEGISLLENASHLGLPVPAKIKAVLEQLHDRSEEDKDNGEG, translated from the coding sequence ATGAAAGAGTTTTGGAATGCAATTCAGTTTGTATTCGCAGCAATCGGAGGATGGCTAGGGTACTTTCTGGGAGGTTGTGACAGTCTGCTTTATGCACTGATTGTATTCGTGGTCATTGACTACATCACGGGAGTTATGTGTGCAATCAGCGATCAGAAGCTGTCCAGTGCAGTCGGTTTTAAGGGAATCTGCCGTAAGGTGCTGATTTTTCTTATGGTCGGCATCGCAAACATTCTTGATGTATATGTCATCGGGACGGGGAGCGTTTTAAGGACGGCAGCCATTTTCTTCTACATCTCAAATGAAGGAATCTCCCTTCTGGAGAATGCGTCCCATCTGGGACTGCCTGTTCCGGCAAAGATCAAAGCCGTGCTGGAACAGCTTCATGACAGGTCGGAAGAAGACAAAGACAACGGGGAAGGGTAG
- a CDS encoding helix-turn-helix domain-containing protein — MNESLSSVNHKQIGYRIKEVREQNNFSQAQLAEETELSISYISHIENAKRKASLESIIRIVNALGITVDELLAGVQLHNPTAYQTDLDLLMAECTENEKRFIYEMVKASIDSMHKNGWHISADEA; from the coding sequence ATGAATGAATCACTTTCGTCTGTAAATCATAAGCAGATCGGATACCGCATTAAGGAAGTCAGGGAACAGAACAATTTTTCACAGGCACAGCTTGCAGAGGAAACGGAACTCTCCATCTCCTACATAAGCCATATTGAGAATGCCAAACGCAAAGCAAGCCTTGAATCCATTATCAGAATTGTAAATGCCCTTGGAATAACTGTCGATGAACTGCTTGCCGGAGTCCAGCTTCACAACCCGACCGCTTATCAGACCGACCTTGATCTGCTGATGGCAGAATGTACGGAAAATGAGAAACGCTTCATTTACGAAATGGTGAAAGCAAGCATCGACAGCATGCATAAAAACGGATGGCATATCTCGGCTGACGAAGCCTAG
- a CDS encoding helix-turn-helix domain-containing protein, whose product MSGLNDLSLNRIVEILASKGHEGEYWDYKQEWHDNMTDLLKDIICFANTPHDANCYLLFGIDDDGRIVGMQKNRRKQADILEAMDNLWFIGDVKPEISVETVVINEIEVDVITIYNTQKTPIYLKRNYGEMLAGCIYMRNGDKNTPNKGMASIDDVEKLWKKRFGLLQTPLDYIVGRLQYQTEWKQQNRTYYNMYRPEYQLKILEDDDDRAIPEYYAYAMTNESTLYEMVQILAGHTVLEEYQLVILDSGRLRTPTPEWGFAGYDKYGVDHKFTYKYFIKGSTRYKLHQFFLDNDSEEAIYANRELMDVVLLYETEDEKTAFEAYIEDNQDKIVECIAGKDKYSYIQATNELDTKECKKRLNTGLALNEELYKWRNRRTL is encoded by the coding sequence ATGAGCGGACTTAATGATTTGTCACTTAATAGAATAGTTGAAATTTTGGCTTCAAAAGGACATGAAGGCGAATATTGGGATTATAAACAGGAGTGGCATGATAATATGACGGATTTATTAAAGGACATTATTTGTTTTGCCAATACTCCTCATGATGCAAACTGTTATCTTTTATTTGGAATTGATGATGATGGTCGTATTGTAGGGATGCAAAAGAATAGACGTAAACAGGCTGATATTTTGGAAGCAATGGATAATCTTTGGTTCATTGGGGACGTTAAACCTGAAATTTCCGTAGAGACCGTTGTAATAAATGAGATAGAGGTAGATGTTATCACCATATATAACACGCAGAAGACACCTATATATTTAAAAAGAAATTATGGAGAAATGCTTGCAGGATGTATTTACATGAGAAATGGGGATAAAAATACTCCCAATAAAGGAATGGCAAGTATTGATGATGTAGAGAAACTTTGGAAGAAGCGATTTGGATTGTTACAAACGCCATTAGATTATATTGTTGGAAGACTGCAATATCAGACAGAGTGGAAGCAACAGAATCGTACTTATTATAATATGTATAGGCCTGAATATCAGTTGAAAATATTGGAGGATGACGATGATCGTGCGATTCCTGAATATTATGCCTATGCGATGACTAATGAAAGTACATTGTATGAAATGGTACAGATTTTAGCAGGACATACGGTTTTGGAAGAATATCAGCTTGTAATATTAGATAGTGGAAGATTGCGTACTCCAACACCTGAATGGGGATTTGCTGGATATGATAAATACGGAGTTGATCATAAATTTACATACAAATATTTCATAAAGGGAAGCACAAGATACAAATTACATCAATTCTTTTTAGATAATGATAGTGAAGAAGCAATATATGCAAATAGGGAATTGATGGATGTGGTTTTACTTTATGAAACAGAAGATGAGAAAACTGCGTTTGAAGCGTACATTGAGGATAATCAAGATAAGATAGTTGAATGCATTGCCGGTAAGGACAAATATTCATATATTCAGGCAACTAATGAATTGGATACAAAAGAATGTAAAAAAAGGTTAAATACAGGATTGGCTTTGAATGAAGAACTTTATAAATGGAGAAATAGGAGAACATTATGA
- a CDS encoding recombinase family protein, whose amino-acid sequence MARSVTVIPARNRQASGHRAAPQKKIRVAAYCRVSTDQEDQLHSFEAQVDYYTKYINDHENYEMAGIYADEGISGTNTKKREQFKRMIADCEKGKIDLVITKSISRFARNTQDCLMYSRKLKNLGIGIIFEKENINTLDSTGELLFTILSSLAQDESRNISENCKWGIRTKFKNGEMHLNTFKFLGYDKDENGKLIINREQAKTVRRIYRDFLWGLNPAQIAKELEEEQVPGCLGQTKWYASTVVGILKQEKHMGDALLQKTYTADFLTKRQVKNNGEVAQVYVKDSHKGIIDKETWNAVQEEFDRREKFMQKHGTDRYSYGSECYPFCEKIFCGECGSLFTRHSWKSRGIIQWQCKNHRKDGKVVCTNAYVDNADLEKGFLKAFNRLVSEREKHMERWNAMKADGTALEKIRAVQMMEATENGQLQKYVPEAAQLVLEEITISGAKKYEFVFLEGSRVKVPV is encoded by the coding sequence ATGGCAAGAAGCGTTACAGTTATACCAGCAAGAAACCGTCAGGCATCGGGGCATAGGGCAGCACCGCAGAAGAAGATAAGGGTTGCAGCTTACTGCCGTGTATCAACGGATCAGGAAGACCAGCTCCACAGCTTTGAGGCTCAGGTCGATTATTATACGAAATACATCAATGACCATGAAAATTATGAAATGGCCGGCATCTATGCGGATGAGGGTATTTCGGGAACCAATACGAAGAAGAGGGAGCAGTTCAAACGCATGATTGCGGACTGCGAGAAGGGAAAGATCGACCTTGTCATAACAAAATCCATCAGCCGTTTTGCCAGAAACACGCAGGACTGCCTGATGTATTCCAGAAAGCTGAAGAACCTCGGAATCGGCATTATTTTCGAGAAGGAAAACATCAACACACTGGATTCCACGGGCGAGCTTTTGTTTACCATCTTAAGCTCCCTTGCACAGGATGAATCCAGAAACATTTCAGAGAACTGCAAATGGGGCATCCGCACGAAATTCAAGAACGGTGAGATGCACCTCAACACATTTAAATTCTTGGGGTACGACAAGGATGAGAATGGAAAGCTCATCATCAACAGGGAACAGGCAAAGACGGTGAGACGCATTTACAGGGATTTCCTCTGGGGGCTGAATCCTGCACAGATTGCGAAAGAACTGGAAGAGGAACAGGTGCCGGGATGCCTCGGACAGACCAAATGGTACGCAAGCACTGTGGTCGGAATACTGAAACAGGAAAAGCACATGGGCGATGCGTTACTGCAGAAAACCTATACGGCTGACTTCCTTACCAAGCGACAGGTAAAGAATAACGGGGAAGTGGCACAGGTCTATGTAAAGGACAGTCATAAGGGAATCATTGATAAGGAAACATGGAATGCGGTTCAGGAAGAATTTGACCGCAGGGAGAAATTCATGCAGAAGCATGGGACAGACCGCTACAGTTACGGTTCGGAATGCTATCCATTCTGTGAGAAGATCTTCTGCGGGGAATGCGGAAGTCTCTTTACAAGACATTCTTGGAAATCAAGGGGAATCATACAGTGGCAGTGTAAGAACCACCGTAAGGATGGAAAGGTGGTATGCACCAACGCTTATGTAGATAATGCCGATCTGGAAAAGGGATTTTTAAAGGCATTCAACCGACTGGTCAGTGAACGGGAAAAGCATATGGAAAGATGGAATGCCATGAAAGCAGACGGGACTGCGCTTGAGAAGATAAGGGCGGTGCAGATGATGGAAGCAACCGAAAACGGACAGCTCCAGAAGTATGTTCCTGAAGCCGCACAGCTTGTCTTGGAAGAAATAACAATATCCGGGGCAAAGAAATATGAGTTTGTATTCTTGGAAGGCAGCAGGGTAAAGGTTCCCGTATGA
- a CDS encoding DUF6551 family protein, whose protein sequence is MTDEQQTAEQTDLMQYVPKVHFEQIPIKNLVSNQEYQRNLSQHHVQRAAANFDLYQINPVKVSRRNGINYVFNGQHTIEIVALVSGSRETPVWCMVYDDLVYEHEADIFANQMKYVKPLLPYEIFMANIEAGNDKQLIIRDLVESYDLSITSSSVPGGICAVATLENIHDKYGYHMLDHVIRLIVATWEGASQSFSANMMNGLARFLNAYGDAVKDDVFKEKLGRISIKELSRTAKDRRSGSLGFAEALLIGYNKKCRNPLPWDKLYTHKLPQKKTDEPEPEEENNDDMPQSSQLDLFGLNDDGEVSE, encoded by the coding sequence ATGACAGATGAACAGCAGACAGCAGAACAGACTGACCTCATGCAGTATGTTCCAAAAGTACACTTTGAGCAGATTCCCATAAAAAACCTTGTATCCAATCAGGAATATCAGCGCAACCTCTCACAGCACCATGTCCAGCGTGCTGCTGCGAACTTTGACCTGTACCAGATAAATCCCGTAAAGGTCAGCCGCCGGAACGGCATCAACTATGTATTCAATGGACAGCATACCATTGAGATCGTGGCACTGGTCTCCGGCTCAAGGGAGACTCCCGTATGGTGCATGGTCTATGATGACCTCGTATATGAACACGAAGCAGATATTTTTGCAAACCAGATGAAATATGTAAAGCCCCTGCTGCCCTATGAAATATTCATGGCAAACATCGAGGCCGGCAACGATAAGCAGCTTATCATCCGTGATCTGGTGGAATCCTATGACCTCTCCATCACTTCTTCATCCGTTCCGGGCGGTATCTGTGCCGTTGCCACGCTTGAGAACATCCACGACAAATACGGCTACCACATGCTTGACCATGTGATCCGTCTGATTGTCGCAACATGGGAAGGTGCATCCCAGTCCTTCAGTGCAAATATGATGAACGGACTGGCACGCTTCCTAAATGCCTATGGGGATGCCGTCAAGGATGATGTATTTAAGGAAAAACTTGGAAGGATCTCCATTAAGGAACTGTCCCGTACCGCCAAGGACAGGCGTTCCGGCTCCCTTGGATTTGCAGAAGCACTCCTTATCGGCTATAACAAGAAATGCCGTAATCCGCTTCCGTGGGATAAGCTCTACACACATAAGCTGCCCCAGAAGAAAACGGATGAGCCGGAGCCGGAAGAAGAAAATAATGATGATATGCCTCAGAGCAGCCAGCTTGACTTATTCGGTCTGAATGATGATGGGGAGGTTTCCGAATGA
- a CDS encoding recombinase family protein: MKDNEQKAGSVADQKNKIRERYKGVSIDELDVIPALPQEDIFAVENEQRVAVYARVSTDDPRQTSSYELQKNHYHDVISKSPNWKLVQIYADEGISGTSLQHRDQFKLMIEDCKKGEIDLIVTKSVSRFARNVVDCIGYVRELLALPHPVGVFFETERLNTFDPKSEMVLSFMATLAQEESHTKSEIMNASIEMRFRRGIFLTPTLLGYDHDEDGNLVVNEGEAKIVRLIFMMYLNGCTCQEIADTMTELGCETKKGNTVWSPGSILQILQNERHCGDVLARKTYTPNYLNHKSKKNMQNRPQYRKRNHHEAIISRDDFIAVQRLISNAKYGNKGILPELKVISNGVLKGFVSINPRWAGFKENDYISASLSVYDQMEQLSPSASSVEVQSGDFDLRGYEIARSQFFDGTDRITVTFSLNDIKFSTAAVRKLNSTLVELLLHPNKHLFAVRTASQAHRNAMQWAKKRGELSVPRAVSGTAFMPTVYALLGWNTDCRYRITGIRRGNGNDAVLLFNLEETEIFIPSDVIDEQQTSDARTDVKPFTDNQKKNVRAYPPDWADTFGSNYYCHAQAHELAGFNSRDVISNEAVAYKDSDIQVTSPDEVEKNIEQLMSDMKENSNE, from the coding sequence ATGAAAGATAACGAACAGAAGGCCGGCTCCGTTGCTGACCAGAAAAATAAGATCAGGGAGCGGTATAAAGGTGTCAGCATTGATGAACTTGATGTGATTCCGGCGCTTCCGCAGGAAGATATATTTGCAGTTGAAAATGAACAGAGGGTAGCCGTTTATGCACGGGTATCCACGGATGATCCAAGACAGACATCTTCTTATGAGTTGCAGAAAAACCATTACCACGATGTCATCAGCAAAAGTCCGAACTGGAAGCTCGTACAGATCTATGCGGACGAAGGCATCTCCGGCACTTCCCTGCAGCACCGGGACCAGTTTAAATTGATGATCGAGGACTGCAAGAAAGGGGAAATCGATCTCATCGTTACCAAAAGCGTATCCCGTTTTGCCAGAAATGTCGTGGACTGCATTGGATATGTTCGTGAACTCCTCGCCCTTCCGCATCCTGTCGGTGTCTTTTTTGAGACGGAAAGGCTGAATACCTTTGACCCGAAAAGCGAAATGGTGCTCTCTTTCATGGCTACCCTTGCACAGGAAGAAAGCCATACCAAAAGTGAGATCATGAATGCTTCCATTGAGATGCGTTTCCGAAGGGGAATATTCCTCACTCCTACGCTTCTCGGCTATGACCATGACGAGGACGGGAATCTGGTGGTCAATGAAGGGGAAGCAAAAATCGTGCGTCTGATATTCATGATGTACTTAAACGGCTGCACCTGTCAGGAGATTGCCGATACCATGACGGAACTGGGCTGTGAAACAAAGAAAGGGAATACCGTCTGGTCTCCCGGTTCGATCCTTCAGATACTGCAGAATGAAAGGCACTGCGGTGATGTACTTGCACGAAAGACCTATACACCGAATTACCTGAACCACAAATCAAAAAAGAACATGCAGAACCGTCCGCAGTACAGGAAGCGCAACCACCATGAAGCCATCATCTCACGTGATGATTTCATTGCCGTCCAACGTCTCATCAGCAACGCCAAGTATGGAAATAAAGGGATACTGCCGGAACTTAAGGTTATATCTAACGGGGTACTGAAAGGATTTGTATCCATCAATCCACGGTGGGCCGGCTTTAAGGAAAATGATTATATCAGTGCTTCCTTAAGTGTGTATGACCAGATGGAACAGCTTTCTCCGTCCGCCTCGTCCGTTGAGGTGCAGTCCGGGGATTTTGACCTGCGCGGATATGAAATTGCACGTTCACAGTTCTTTGACGGCACTGACCGTATTACCGTGACATTCAGTCTGAATGATATCAAATTCTCAACCGCAGCAGTAAGAAAATTAAACAGTACACTGGTAGAACTTCTGCTCCACCCAAATAAACATCTTTTTGCCGTAAGGACTGCCTCTCAGGCTCACAGGAATGCCATGCAGTGGGCAAAGAAGCGTGGAGAGCTTTCTGTCCCAAGGGCAGTCAGCGGTACTGCCTTTATGCCGACCGTCTATGCACTTCTCGGCTGGAACACGGACTGCCGCTACCGCATAACGGGAATCAGACGTGGAAACGGGAATGATGCTGTCCTTCTTTTCAATCTGGAAGAGACAGAGATCTTTATTCCGAGTGATGTGATCGATGAGCAGCAGACATCCGATGCCCGGACGGATGTAAAACCGTTCACTGACAACCAGAAAAAGAACGTCCGTGCTTACCCGCCTGACTGGGCGGATACTTTCGGCAGCAACTACTACTGCCACGCACAGGCACATGAGCTTGCCGGATTCAACAGCCGGGATGTGATTTCCAACGAAGCCGTTGCATACAAAGATTCAGACATACAGGTAACCAGTCCTGATGAAGTAGAGAAAAACATAGAACAGCTTATGTCTGACATGAAGGAGAACAGTAATGAATGA
- a CDS encoding GH25 family lysozyme: protein MGQKFGIDVSHWQGSFDFARAKSKEGVEFAIIKAGGADAGLYKDSQFEANYKKCEECGLPKGTYFYGNAGSVADAKKEAEYFLSLLKGKRYEYPVFYDVEGSMITKNDRNTLTQIVKAFCSAVEAAGYWAGIYSSESFFNSEMNDGELTRYSHWVARWGKSKPAPASGAETQIWQFGGETNLIRSNKINGQSCDQDYCYVDFPAKIKAAGLNGYAKGSSTPAPAKKSNEEIASEVIAGKWGNGAERQKLLSQAGYDYSAIQSIVNKKLSPSKKSVDEIAREVIHGDWGNGTERKNRISAAGYDYSAVQKRVNELLK from the coding sequence ATGGGTCAGAAATTTGGAATCGATGTAAGCCATTGGCAGGGCAGTTTTGACTTTGCAAGGGCTAAGAGTAAGGAAGGCGTGGAGTTCGCAATTATCAAAGCCGGAGGTGCTGATGCCGGACTTTATAAGGACAGTCAGTTTGAAGCAAACTATAAGAAATGTGAGGAATGCGGGCTTCCGAAGGGCACATATTTCTATGGGAATGCCGGAAGCGTGGCAGATGCAAAGAAAGAGGCAGAATACTTCCTTTCACTGCTTAAGGGAAAGAGATACGAGTACCCGGTCTTTTATGACGTGGAAGGAAGCATGATCACAAAGAATGATAGGAACACACTGACACAGATTGTAAAGGCATTCTGTTCCGCAGTGGAAGCTGCCGGATACTGGGCCGGTATCTATTCGTCCGAGTCATTCTTCAACAGCGAGATGAATGACGGGGAGCTTACCCGTTACAGCCACTGGGTTGCAAGATGGGGTAAAAGCAAGCCGGCCCCGGCAAGCGGTGCAGAGACACAGATCTGGCAGTTCGGAGGGGAGACAAACCTTATCCGAAGCAACAAGATCAACGGTCAGTCCTGTGATCAGGATTACTGCTATGTGGATTTTCCTGCGAAGATCAAGGCAGCCGGACTGAACGGTTATGCCAAGGGCAGCAGCACACCCGCTCCGGCGAAGAAATCCAATGAGGAGATCGCATCCGAGGTGATTGCCGGAAAGTGGGGCAATGGTGCTGAAAGACAGAAACTGCTCTCTCAGGCCGGATACGATTATTCCGCAATTCAGAGCATCGTGAATAAGAAACTCTCCCCATCCAAGAAATCCGTGGATGAGATTGCAAGGGAGGTCATTCATGGTGACTGGGGCAACGGAACAGAGCGTAAGAACAGGATCAGTGCTGCCGGATATGATTATTCCGCAGTACAGAAAAGGGTAAATGAACTCCTGAAATAA
- a CDS encoding recombinase family protein: MEIQIREGGREQKRKLKVCAYCRVSTDADEQENSLENQVRYYETVIKANPNYEYAGVYSDFAISGFKEKRPGLQKMLADAEKGKIDLILTKSVSRFARNTSIVLEATRKLKELNVGVFFELQNINTLSGEGELMLTILAAFAQAESESGSTGAKMVYQRKYEAGIPVQYLERSFGYTKDERGIFVADEEEAVWVRKIYEMAADGYTPAAIKRYLNENGVKTVGGAEWIDSTVFRLIENEIYKGDYIMHKHFVNEERKLVRNRGEVDAWYIEDDHEAIVSPELWQRAQDALEAKRDYLAEGSVIEEFTEENYPYMNKIYCAKCGHPLYKRIYSKGNRLNWGCSGMKRYGKSFCDGINIPDGVLRSAWHFEENTYIDEKASDKGVKEFSYLKERSWKRRHKKKQPPTIPENTEAEYPYREKIYCALCGSRLVRHVDTKSHKVTWVCNGRKRKGKDFCDGTRVPDTILKGWGEIKKDIYIQRKDDKNGKKRYSYTSKKPSGIGA, translated from the coding sequence GTGGAAATTCAGATCAGGGAAGGCGGCAGGGAACAGAAAAGAAAATTGAAAGTCTGTGCATACTGCCGTGTATCGACAGATGCGGATGAACAGGAAAATTCATTGGAAAATCAGGTCAGGTATTATGAGACGGTCATAAAAGCAAATCCTAATTATGAATATGCCGGAGTTTACAGTGACTTTGCGATATCAGGATTTAAAGAAAAGAGACCCGGTCTGCAGAAGATGCTTGCCGATGCAGAAAAAGGTAAGATAGACCTTATACTAACAAAATCAGTATCACGTTTTGCAAGAAACACCTCAATCGTTCTGGAAGCTACACGAAAGCTGAAAGAACTGAATGTAGGTGTTTTTTTTGAACTTCAGAATATCAATACGCTGTCAGGGGAAGGCGAGCTTATGCTTACGATCCTTGCAGCATTCGCACAGGCAGAAAGCGAGAGCGGAAGCACTGGTGCAAAGATGGTGTACCAGAGAAAGTATGAGGCGGGGATTCCCGTACAGTACCTTGAGCGGTCTTTCGGCTATACGAAAGATGAGAGGGGAATATTTGTTGCTGACGAAGAGGAAGCCGTATGGGTAAGGAAAATCTATGAGATGGCAGCAGACGGATATACTCCCGCAGCAATTAAACGGTATCTGAATGAAAACGGGGTAAAGACCGTGGGCGGTGCAGAATGGATTGACAGCACGGTGTTCCGTCTCATTGAAAATGAAATCTACAAAGGTGATTACATCATGCATAAGCATTTTGTGAATGAAGAAAGAAAACTGGTCAGGAACAGGGGAGAGGTGGATGCGTGGTACATCGAGGATGATCATGAAGCCATTGTGTCCCCTGAACTCTGGCAGAGGGCACAGGACGCACTGGAAGCAAAAAGGGATTATCTTGCGGAAGGTTCGGTAATCGAAGAATTCACGGAAGAAAATTATCCTTACATGAACAAGATCTACTGTGCCAAATGCGGACATCCCCTTTATAAGCGGATCTACAGTAAAGGCAACAGGCTCAACTGGGGATGCAGCGGGATGAAACGGTATGGGAAGTCCTTCTGTGACGGGATCAATATCCCGGACGGTGTGCTTCGGAGTGCATGGCATTTTGAAGAAAACACCTACATTGACGAGAAGGCATCGGATAAAGGTGTGAAGGAATTTTCCTACTTAAAAGAACGTTCATGGAAAAGAAGACACAAAAAGAAGCAGCCGCCGACCATCCCGGAAAATACCGAAGCAGAGTATCCGTACAGGGAGAAAATCTACTGTGCATTGTGCGGAAGCAGACTCGTAAGGCATGTGGATACCAAAAGCCATAAGGTCACATGGGTATGCAACGGCAGAAAGCGTAAAGGGAAAGACTTCTGCGATGGGACAAGGGTTCCTGACACCATCCTGAAGGGGTGGGGAGAAATCAAAAAAGATATTTATATTCAGAGAAAGGATGATAAGAATGGCAAGAAGCGTTACAGTTATACCAGCAAGAAACCGTCAGGCATCGGGGCATAG
- a CDS encoding helix-turn-helix domain-containing protein: MRTEDYIPKRVKELCSKHKVSKYRLAQLTDMSQTALGNIIKKESIPTIPTLERICDAFGISLAQFFAGDGMRPDLTDEQEEILETWDNLNADERRILMNFVRSLKK, encoded by the coding sequence TTGCGTACAGAGGACTATATCCCGAAAAGGGTAAAAGAATTATGCAGCAAGCATAAGGTTTCCAAGTACCGACTCGCACAGCTCACTGATATGTCACAGACAGCTTTAGGGAATATAATCAAGAAAGAGAGCATTCCAACGATACCGACTTTGGAAAGAATCTGTGATGCATTCGGAATTTCACTAGCACAGTTTTTTGCTGGGGACGGCATGAGACCGGATCTGACAGATGAGCAGGAAGAGATATTGGAAACATGGGATAACCTAAATGCTGATGAGCGGAGAATTTTAATGAACTTCGTGAGATCATTGAAGAAATAA